A single genomic interval of Phycisphaerae bacterium harbors:
- a CDS encoding vitamin K epoxide reductase family protein, with protein sequence MIWLKRLLVITAIGLSLFGAYLSTQMLLHHLFGKSSSSLLTAMCDAASGGCDRIASSRWSTVPPRPKKGEQDGARSSDGKAATPSHGGIRVPVPILGLLYFSFLAAWFLGVGCPNELGRRWQLVPFVAVLAGNGWSIFFMYIMARVVKAWCAGCLTIHAINFLLLVIVLVTCPRRWRKDAAYALRGDCPGSGAIPAAPHPTARLALVTLALAVSFGVIGGAIAVAAVFALEVAKNKGIVDEVVGDPEILARMYLKRDKMEIPISPDAPFRGGPADAPLTMIVFSDLTCSRCKEFEDLLTKTILPRSDGRLRVVFKHFPLSDGCNQYAPGRGSPHSCEAARAVEAARLQGGNELFWRMLAEVRAWSEDLASLDYRAEAVKLGLDGDRFVADMQSEAVRNRIREDVELGHR encoded by the coding sequence GTGATCTGGCTCAAACGGTTGCTCGTCATCACGGCCATTGGGCTTTCGCTGTTCGGGGCTTACCTGAGCACTCAAATGCTGCTCCACCATCTATTTGGAAAGTCGAGCAGCAGTCTGCTGACGGCGATGTGTGATGCGGCGAGCGGAGGCTGTGACAGAATTGCCTCGAGCCGTTGGAGCACTGTTCCGCCGAGACCCAAGAAGGGGGAGCAAGACGGCGCGCGGTCGAGTGACGGTAAGGCGGCGACGCCCAGCCACGGCGGCATCCGCGTGCCCGTGCCTATTCTGGGTTTACTGTATTTTTCTTTTCTCGCTGCCTGGTTCCTGGGAGTGGGCTGCCCCAACGAATTGGGGCGGCGGTGGCAGTTGGTGCCGTTCGTCGCGGTTCTGGCGGGAAACGGCTGGTCCATCTTCTTCATGTACATCATGGCCAGGGTAGTCAAGGCGTGGTGCGCAGGCTGCCTGACGATTCACGCAATCAACTTCTTGTTGCTGGTGATCGTGCTTGTGACATGCCCCCGTCGGTGGCGAAAGGATGCCGCTTACGCACTGAGGGGTGACTGCCCGGGTTCTGGAGCGATACCTGCGGCACCGCATCCGACGGCTCGGCTGGCGCTGGTGACGCTGGCTCTGGCCGTGAGTTTCGGGGTGATCGGGGGGGCGATCGCCGTTGCGGCGGTTTTCGCCTTGGAGGTGGCCAAGAACAAGGGTATTGTCGATGAGGTTGTCGGGGATCCGGAGATACTTGCCCGGATGTACTTGAAGCGGGACAAGATGGAGATACCCATCTCGCCGGATGCACCTTTTCGTGGCGGGCCGGCCGACGCACCACTGACGATGATCGTATTCAGCGACTTGACCTGCTCAAGATGCAAGGAATTTGAGGATCTGTTGACCAAGACCATTCTGCCGCGTAGCGACGGTCGGTTGCGCGTGGTTTTCAAGCACTTTCCGCTTTCGGACGGCTGCAACCAATATGCCCCGGGTCGTGGTTCGCCGCATTCGTGTGAGGCAGCGCGTGCTGTGGAGGCGGCCCGGCTTCAGGGGGGCAACGAGCTGTTCTGGAGGATGCTGGCCGAGGTGCGTGCCTGGTCCGAGGATCTCGCTTCGCTCGACTATCGGGCCGAGGCGGTGAAGCTGGGGCTTGACGGCGACCGGTTTGTCGCGGACATGCAAAGCGAGGCGGTGCGGAATCGCATTCGCGAGGACGTGGAGTTGGGCCACAGG
- a CDS encoding family 10 glycosylhydrolase, with translation MYPSFPVRLVVTGYLAILGVPAVLPAAEVIVDNTDAGFTALSGVWSTRTSGTGEYGMNYRRATTATTASGEVQWQPTIPASGDYEVFVWYPSGDGTHITDARYTVHYNGGSQTFLVNQQTNTGQWVSLGTFEFLEGSSANGRVSLTNQSATAGARVYADAVRFYKPEPVSLTMAVSPAGAGTTTPAEGGPYGYLEGDVVSIAASPASGYRFSHWTVSAGSDVADPTSADTSVTMDVDKTVTAVFAEIRPEFRGFWVDVFHVGMQNAAQIDQMISLAVQGNYNAIVPEVLAFHDNEVGSHGAYWKSDIVARSVYVTESFDPLAYMVQQAHASGLQVHCWLVAFRVSSKWPPPGNAFLAAHPEWLKVPLANMGTVAKVGSYYEFDPGSPDVQDYLASIVRELVTDYEIDGIHWDYIRYTNRDSGYPADTSYENSSLKRFQRIYNRTDVPSPTGDTQWDDFRRRTVTEVVRRMTWEIPLITSNPRQPVRYSSAVVTWHPCSTDFHNTRPYYEVFSDWEDWQSKAYLDSPVLMAYFDEDGSYAQTYRDWVDNSINLWRYNRQTIIGPGIYMNSFANSVVQMEYARAAGADGLCTYSYATTNDAGLTWTDWYPYVAENFFHYPVPVPPMPWKDPATATEGILYGRVTDGSTGLPVDDATVQVGALPSVQTDAGGYYIVTNITAGASGTYYSVTAGKDGYPVVTHPSVQVIAAGVRRDDLVLGGTPPAITRHPAPQNVCPGGTATFTVSATGDMPLSYLWQKNQSDLSDGGHYSGVTTATLTVSSADADDAGDYRCVVSNGSGSATSEEAGLTLKPLVGADFDADCDVDADDYDAFEICASGPGVSVLAGCEGKDFDADNDVDQADFSVFQRCMSGENTAPDPACAN, from the coding sequence ATGTATCCCTCGTTTCCGGTACGTCTCGTTGTTACGGGGTATCTTGCGATTCTGGGTGTCCCGGCTGTGTTGCCGGCCGCGGAAGTGATCGTGGATAACACCGACGCCGGCTTCACTGCGTTGTCCGGGGTTTGGAGCACGCGAACAAGCGGGACCGGCGAATACGGTATGAATTACCGGCGTGCGACCACGGCCACGACGGCCAGCGGGGAGGTTCAGTGGCAACCGACCATTCCGGCAAGCGGTGATTACGAGGTGTTCGTGTGGTATCCGTCGGGAGACGGCACGCATATCACCGACGCCCGGTACACAGTTCACTACAACGGCGGGAGTCAGACTTTTCTCGTCAACCAACAGACGAACACGGGGCAATGGGTCTCGCTCGGCACGTTCGAATTCCTGGAGGGCTCGTCGGCCAACGGGCGCGTCAGCCTGACGAATCAGTCGGCAACCGCCGGGGCGCGGGTTTATGCGGACGCCGTTCGCTTTTACAAACCCGAGCCGGTCAGTCTCACGATGGCAGTGAGTCCGGCCGGGGCGGGTACGACCACGCCGGCCGAGGGCGGGCCATACGGCTACCTGGAGGGCGACGTGGTTTCGATCGCGGCCAGTCCGGCGTCCGGCTACCGGTTCAGCCATTGGACGGTCTCAGCCGGTTCGGACGTCGCCGATCCGACGTCCGCCGACACCAGCGTGACCATGGACGTGGACAAGACGGTAACGGCGGTGTTCGCGGAGATTCGGCCGGAATTCCGCGGTTTCTGGGTGGATGTCTTTCATGTAGGGATGCAGAACGCCGCCCAGATCGATCAGATGATCAGTCTGGCGGTGCAGGGGAACTACAATGCGATAGTACCAGAAGTGCTGGCTTTCCACGACAACGAGGTCGGCTCACACGGGGCATACTGGAAGTCCGACATCGTGGCCCGGTCGGTCTATGTGACGGAATCCTTTGATCCGCTCGCCTACATGGTTCAGCAGGCTCACGCCAGCGGACTCCAGGTCCACTGCTGGCTGGTGGCCTTTCGGGTGTCGTCGAAATGGCCGCCGCCGGGCAACGCCTTTTTGGCCGCCCATCCGGAGTGGCTCAAGGTTCCGCTGGCCAACATGGGGACCGTCGCAAAGGTCGGCAGCTACTATGAGTTTGACCCTGGTTCACCTGATGTCCAGGATTACCTTGCCTCGATCGTGCGCGAGTTGGTGACCGACTACGAGATTGACGGCATCCACTGGGACTACATCCGCTACACGAACAGGGATTCCGGTTATCCTGCGGACACGAGCTACGAAAACTCAAGCCTCAAGCGGTTCCAGCGAATCTATAACCGGACCGACGTGCCCAGTCCCACGGGTGACACTCAGTGGGACGATTTCCGGCGCCGCACCGTGACCGAGGTTGTACGCCGGATGACCTGGGAGATCCCGCTGATCACGAGCAACCCGCGCCAGCCGGTCCGTTATTCTTCGGCGGTCGTGACGTGGCATCCGTGCAGCACCGATTTTCATAACACACGGCCCTACTACGAGGTCTTCAGCGACTGGGAGGACTGGCAGTCAAAGGCGTATCTGGACTCGCCCGTTCTGATGGCCTATTTCGATGAAGACGGTTCCTACGCGCAGACCTATCGCGACTGGGTGGACAACAGTATCAACTTGTGGCGATACAACCGCCAGACCATCATCGGACCCGGCATCTACATGAACTCGTTTGCCAACAGCGTCGTTCAGATGGAGTACGCTCGGGCGGCGGGTGCGGACGGTCTGTGTACGTATTCGTATGCCACGACCAATGACGCGGGGCTTACGTGGACCGATTGGTATCCGTACGTGGCGGAGAACTTCTTTCACTATCCTGTTCCGGTTCCGCCGATGCCCTGGAAGGATCCGGCGACGGCGACGGAAGGGATACTCTACGGGCGAGTCACTGACGGCAGTACCGGGCTGCCGGTGGACGATGCGACCGTTCAGGTGGGGGCGCTCCCGAGCGTGCAGACCGACGCCGGCGGTTATTACATCGTTACGAACATCACGGCTGGTGCCTCGGGAACATATTACAGCGTGACGGCCGGCAAGGACGGCTACCCGGTCGTGACGCATCCAAGTGTGCAGGTCATTGCCGCCGGTGTTCGGAGGGACGACCTGGTACTCGGCGGCACCCCGCCTGCGATAACCCGGCACCCGGCGCCCCAGAACGTCTGCCCGGGCGGCACCGCCACGTTCACGGTATCGGCGACAGGGGATATGCCTCTTTCATATCTGTGGCAGAAGAATCAAAGCGACCTGAGCGACGGCGGTCACTACTCGGGCGTGACGACGGCGACTTTGACGGTTTCGAGTGCCGACGCGGATGACGCGGGTGACTACCGTTGCGTGGTGAGCAACGGGTCCGGCAGCGCCACATCGGAGGAGGCAGGGTTGACGCTCAAACCGCTTGTTGGTGCGGATTTCGACGCCGACTGCGACGTGGATGCGGACGATTATGATGCGTTCGAGATCTGCGCGTCGGGGCCCGGCGTATCCGTTCTGGCCGGCTGCGAGGGGAAGGACTTTGACGCGGACAACGATGTTGACCAGGCCGATTTCAGCGTCTTTCAGCGATGCATGAGCGGCGAGAACACGGCGCCGGATCCGGCCTGCGCTAATTGA